In Gopherus flavomarginatus isolate rGopFla2 chromosome 1, rGopFla2.mat.asm, whole genome shotgun sequence, a single genomic region encodes these proteins:
- the NINJ2 gene encoding ninjurin-2 isoform X1 — protein MASEGEIINLQAGNPGSRRDNPININHYATKKSVAESMLDVALFMANVTQLKAVLEQGVSFQYYATLISLISISLFFQVVIGILLIIIARLNLNDVSKQHRLNVLNNTATALIFITVILNIFITGFGVQKTGLYPTRRRY, from the exons GCGGGGAATCCTGGCTCAAGGAGGGACAATCCAATCAACATCAACCACTATGCAACTAAGAAGAGTGTGGCAGAAAGCATGCTGGATGTGGCGCTGTTCATGGCCAATGTTACACAACTCAAAGcagtgctggagcagggggtttcATTCCAGTATTATGCCACCCTGATATCGCTTATCAGcatctctctcttcttccagGTGGTGATTGgaattcttcttattatcattG CTCGGCTGAACCTGAATGATGTGTCAAAGCAGCATCGCCTAAATGTGCTCAATAACACTGCCACGGCTCTGATCTTTATCACCGTCATCCTCAACATCTTCATCACTGGCTTTGGCGTGCAGAAGACTGGTCTCTACCCTACCAGGAGACGTTACTGA
- the NINJ2 gene encoding ninjurin-2 isoform X2: protein MLDVALFMANVTQLKAVLEQGVSFQYYATLISLISISLFFQVVIGILLIIIARLNLNDVSKQHRLNVLNNTATALIFITVILNIFITGFGVQKTGLYPTRRRY from the exons ATGCTGGATGTGGCGCTGTTCATGGCCAATGTTACACAACTCAAAGcagtgctggagcagggggtttcATTCCAGTATTATGCCACCCTGATATCGCTTATCAGcatctctctcttcttccagGTGGTGATTGgaattcttcttattatcattG CTCGGCTGAACCTGAATGATGTGTCAAAGCAGCATCGCCTAAATGTGCTCAATAACACTGCCACGGCTCTGATCTTTATCACCGTCATCCTCAACATCTTCATCACTGGCTTTGGCGTGCAGAAGACTGGTCTCTACCCTACCAGGAGACGTTACTGA